Proteins encoded in a region of the Antedon mediterranea chromosome 2, ecAntMedi1.1, whole genome shotgun sequence genome:
- the LOC140040320 gene encoding SAC3 domain-containing protein 1-like isoform X1, with protein MVEGKCMYMCPESERNLRELQRRLHPFEIVKGTEKTKRPSADPDATVKEYSRPAAGKAEVIPSDLRPPKVLFKTWSYLVDKILSKNDISYLARYNFVFDRLRSIRQDAVIQRSEEPEIITILEQAIRFHHLSSYRLCEQSMGDFDTKICNDHMNECLSRLLLFYQFYPNLCRNQVEFQSLYLLCNLGSTNAAMHILSLPVKIRKHPRIQLALHLNRAYLEHNFVRFIRLIEKCNYIESCALLKYRTSFLILSLETMNTAYHSKVLTFPACVLSNWLGFDSAHQALCFCQECGLTIKDNSVCFTKGAMKERSKMKHKRTFSQKFVDCKLKKRSPPDIIRGLEININETEKPPVDMWNYVN; from the exons ATGGTGGAGGGAAAATGCATGTATATGTGCCCCGAAAGTGAACGAAACTT AAGAGAACTTCAAAGAAGATTACATCCATTTGAAATTGTTAAAGGAACTGAAAAAACTAAAAG ACCTAGTGCTGATCCAGATGCAACTGTAAAAGAATATAGTAGACCAGCTGCTGGGAAAGCTGAGGTCATTCCCTCTGACCTACGACCTCCTAAAGTTCTATTTAAAACTTGGTCATATTTAGTTGATAA AATTTTGAGTAAAAATGATATTTCGTACTTGGCTCGATACAACTTTGTATTTGACCGGTTGCGAAGCATACGTCAAGATGCGGTAATTCAAAGGAGCGAAGAACCTGAAATTATAACAATACTTGAGCAAGCCATACGCTTTCATCATCTTAGTAGTTACAG GTTATGTGAACAAAGTATGGGTGATTTTGATACAAAGATATGTAATGACCATATGAATGAATGCTTAAGCAGGTTACTGCTATTCTACCAGTTTTATCCAAACCTTTGCAGAAATCAAGTGGAATTTCAGTCTTTATATCTTTTGTGTAACTTAG gatCAACAAATGCTGCTATGCATATTCTTAGCCTACCTGTTAAAATAAG GAAGCATCCCAGAATTCAACTTGCTCTGCATCTCAATAGAGCCTATCTAGAGCACAATTTTGTGAGATTTATACGTTTAATTGAAAAGTGCAATTACATAGAGAGCTGTGCTTTGCTAAAATATCGCAcatcatttttaat TTTGTCACTAGAAACAATGAACACTGCCTACCACAGTAAAGTTTTGACATTTCCAGCATGTGTCCTATCCAACTGGCTTGGCTTTGACAGCGCACACCAGGCATTGTGTTTCTGCCAAGAGTGTGGCCTAACCATCAAAGACAACTCAGTATGCTTTACCAAAGGTGCCATGAAAGAGAGATCAAAAATG AAACACAAAAGAACGTTTAGTCAAAAGTTCGTGGACTGTAAATTAAAGAAAAGGTCACCACCTGATATCATCAGAGGTTTAGaaataaatatcaatgaaaCAGAAAAACCCCCAGTTGATATGTGGAATTACGTCAACTGA
- the LOC140040320 gene encoding SAC3 domain-containing protein 1-like isoform X2, with protein sequence MQCQNQISTPGDDPYSRILSKNDISYLARYNFVFDRLRSIRQDAVIQRSEEPEIITILEQAIRFHHLSSYRLCEQSMGDFDTKICNDHMNECLSRLLLFYQFYPNLCRNQVEFQSLYLLCNLGSTNAAMHILSLPVKIRKHPRIQLALHLNRAYLEHNFVRFIRLIEKCNYIESCALLKYRTSFLILSLETMNTAYHSKVLTFPACVLSNWLGFDSAHQALCFCQECGLTIKDNSVCFTKGAMKERSKMKHKRTFSQKFVDCKLKKRSPPDIIRGLEININETEKPPVDMWNYVN encoded by the exons atGCAGTGCCAAAACCAGATCAGTACACCTGGTGACGATCCCTACTCTAG AATTTTGAGTAAAAATGATATTTCGTACTTGGCTCGATACAACTTTGTATTTGACCGGTTGCGAAGCATACGTCAAGATGCGGTAATTCAAAGGAGCGAAGAACCTGAAATTATAACAATACTTGAGCAAGCCATACGCTTTCATCATCTTAGTAGTTACAG GTTATGTGAACAAAGTATGGGTGATTTTGATACAAAGATATGTAATGACCATATGAATGAATGCTTAAGCAGGTTACTGCTATTCTACCAGTTTTATCCAAACCTTTGCAGAAATCAAGTGGAATTTCAGTCTTTATATCTTTTGTGTAACTTAG gatCAACAAATGCTGCTATGCATATTCTTAGCCTACCTGTTAAAATAAG GAAGCATCCCAGAATTCAACTTGCTCTGCATCTCAATAGAGCCTATCTAGAGCACAATTTTGTGAGATTTATACGTTTAATTGAAAAGTGCAATTACATAGAGAGCTGTGCTTTGCTAAAATATCGCAcatcatttttaat TTTGTCACTAGAAACAATGAACACTGCCTACCACAGTAAAGTTTTGACATTTCCAGCATGTGTCCTATCCAACTGGCTTGGCTTTGACAGCGCACACCAGGCATTGTGTTTCTGCCAAGAGTGTGGCCTAACCATCAAAGACAACTCAGTATGCTTTACCAAAGGTGCCATGAAAGAGAGATCAAAAATG AAACACAAAAGAACGTTTAGTCAAAAGTTCGTGGACTGTAAATTAAAGAAAAGGTCACCACCTGATATCATCAGAGGTTTAGaaataaatatcaatgaaaCAGAAAAACCCCCAGTTGATATGTGGAATTACGTCAACTGA